The Streptomyces sp. ICC1 DNA window CTGCGGCTTGCAGGGTTCGGTGTATCCCCCCGGTCCCCGTCGGAGCGACTACGGCTACTGATACGGGTACGGGTACGGCTAACCGCTACGGCTCGATCAGGCCGACGCGGATCGCGTAGCGGGTGAGTTCGAGGCGGTCGCGCAGGCCCAGTTTCTGGAGCAGGTTGGCGCGATGGCGCTCCACGGTCTTGGGACTGATGACGAGGAGGTCGCCGATCTCCTTGGAGCTGTGGCCCTCGGCGACGAGCTTGAGGATTTCCTCCTCGCGTTCGGTGATGGGCCGCTCCGGGATCGGGCCGCCGCTGCGGGCGCGGTCGAGGTAGGTGCGGATGAGGGTGGTCTCGGCGCCGGGGTAGATGAACGGCTCGTCGCGCAGCGCGGCGCGGCAGGCTTCGACGAGGTCGCGGTCGGCGACGGATTTGAGGACGTACCCGGAGGCGCCGGCGCGCAGGGCTTCGAAGAAGTACTGCTCGTTGTCGTACATGGTCAGCATCAGGATCCGCAGGCCCGGCCGGAGGCGGGCGAGTTCGCGGGCGGCCTGCAGGCCGGTCTGGCGGGGCATGGAGATGTCCAGGACGGCGAGGTCGATGTCGAGGCTGCGTGCCTGGGCGACGGCTTCAGCTCCGTCGGCGGCCTCGGCGACCACGGTCAGGTCGGGTTCGGCGTCGAGGATGAGGCGTACGCCGCGGCGGACGAGGGTGTGGTCGTCGGCGAGCAGGATGCGGGCGGGCCCGTCGTCCGGCTGACTCATGGTGTTGCCCCCGTGGTGTCGTGGATTTCAAGGCGGACCTGGGTGCCGCCGTGCGGGCTGGCGCCGAAGAGGAGTTCGGCGCCGATGAGCAGGGCGCGTTCGCGCATGCCCTGGATGCCGGCGCCCTCGTGTGCGTCCCCGAGGCCCTGGCCGTTGTCGCGCACCAGCAGTCCCACGCCGCCGCGGGACAGGGGGCGCAGGTGGACCTCGACGCGGGTGGCGCCGGAGTGTCGGGCGGCGTTGGTCAGGCCCTCCTGCGCGACGCGGTAGAGCACGAGTTCGGTGGCCGGGTCCAGCTGGGGCAGCCCGGGAGTGATGTGGGCGGTGACACCCAGGCGCGGGGTGGTGAACTCGCCGGCCAGGGAGCGCAGCGCACTGTGCAGGCCGAGTTCCTCCAGCACACCGGGGCGCAGGCGGCGGGCGATGCGGCGGATCTCGTCCAGGCTGGCGCGGGTGGTCTCCTGGGCCTGGTGCAGATCGGCGCGCACCGGCTCGGGGGCGCGGTCGGCGGCGTGCTTGAGCTGGAGGAGGACGGCGGTGAGGGTCTGGCCGATCTCGTCGTGCAGCTCCTGGGCGATGCGCTTGCGTTCGGCCTCCAGCGCGGTGAGCACGCGGCCGCTGCTGGTGGCCCGCTCGGCTTCGAGGCGGTCGAGCATCGCGTTGAAGGTCCGGGTGAGTTCGGCGACCTCCCCTCCGCCGGTGACCGGCGGGCGCGTGCCGGGTTTGAGGAGGTCGGCGGTGGCCATGGCCCGGTTCAGCCGGGCCAGCGGGGCAAGCCCGACCCTGAGGAGAACCGCGTTGATGACCAGCATCGCGGCCAGCCCGCCGAGCAGCACGAGCGCCTCACCGAAGAGGACCGGCGTGGAGACGGTGACCGGGCCGAGCAACAAGGCCACGGCGAGGGCCAGAACGCCGGCGTTCAGGAGGAAGATCCGCCAGTACATCGACACGGCTACACGCCTTTCCCGCCGGTCTCCCAGCATCCGCCACGGCCTGCCGGCCACCCCGTCCCCAGGTGCCCTGAACTGCGACGGAGCCCACTTCCCCGTCTCATCTTCACGCCGGCGGAAGGATGCTGTCCATCCGTGCCAGCACCCATATTTCCGCCGGGCGGTAAGTGGCACGATGGGCTCGCCGAGCGGCTTCTCCTGCCTGAGATCGAGCGTCCGCCGTCAGCTCCGGGAGGCACCAAGGAACGGAGACCCGGCGTACCACGCCATCAGTTTCGCGGTGGCGACCCTGCTCCTGCTCCTGCTCCCTTTCCCCGTGGCCATCCTCGCCGACTGGATACCGACGGTGGTGACGGCATGCACCGCAGCAGGGCTCGCGCCCACTGCGGCAGCAGTTGCGTTCCTTGTCCGTGCCGCCCGGCTCCCCCAGCACTCGGTCTCAAGGATCGGGGGCTGACCGTCCATGCTCAGGACGCGAGTCGCCTCCTGGCTCAGCCGCAACGTCACCGAGTTCCACCTCGCCGCGGCGATGGTGGCCGTTGGGCCCCCGCCACACTGACGGGCGTAGCCCTTCACACCCTTTCCGAACCTGGGACCCCGGCGCTGAACATTGGCCTGTCCCTGTTCATCACGTGCCTGGTGATGCTCGGTTCCCGGACCGGGCGTCCACTGATCGACCCCGCACGCTCCGACGCCAGGGGGCCGGGATGCGGGAGAACAAGGCCGGGGATTACTCGGCTGCGACGCTCGCGGGGCCGGCGCGGACGCCCCTTGCCCAGGGCGCGGGCGAAGCGGGGATCGTCGTGCCACAGCGTGGCTTCGAGGTCGGCGATCCTCTCGTCGTCTGATTCCGGCACGGTCCTTCACTCCCTTCCATCGGTCAGGCGAGGGCGAAGTGGCGCAGCCACACGTACAGCCCGGCCAGCACGGTGGTGACAGCGGTGACGACGTTGGCGGAGGAGGCGATGATCGTGGCGTTGCCGGCCAGGTCCGCGCCGAGGGCGAAGGACCACCACAACACCTGGGCTTGCTCGATGCCTCCGGAGCTGGCGACGATCTCGGAGACGATCGGGCTGGTCGAGGCGACGAAGGGGATGTTGTCGATGACCGCGGACGGCACGATCGATCCGAAGAGCAGGGCCATGGAGGCGCCGAACAGGTTGCCGTCCAGTACCCGGGCCGCGGCCTCGCCCAGGTCCGCGAAGATCCCCGTCCGCACCATCGCGCCGACCATCACGAACAGGCCGGCGAAGAACGCCAGGGTCTCCCACTCGACAACGATGCCGCTGACGGCCAGCAGCCGGGTGTCGGTGAGGGCATCCCGCTCGCGCGCATGG harbors:
- a CDS encoding response regulator transcription factor, producing the protein MSQPDDGPARILLADDHTLVRRGVRLILDAEPDLTVVAEAADGAEAVAQARSLDIDLAVLDISMPRQTGLQAARELARLRPGLRILMLTMYDNEQYFFEALRAGASGYVLKSVADRDLVEACRAALRDEPFIYPGAETTLIRTYLDRARSGGPIPERPITEREEEILKLVAEGHSSKEIGDLLVISPKTVERHRANLLQKLGLRDRLELTRYAIRVGLIEP
- a CDS encoding HAMP domain-containing sensor histidine kinase, which encodes MSMYWRIFLLNAGVLALAVALLLGPVTVSTPVLFGEALVLLGGLAAMLVINAVLLRVGLAPLARLNRAMATADLLKPGTRPPVTGGGEVAELTRTFNAMLDRLEAERATSSGRVLTALEAERKRIAQELHDEIGQTLTAVLLQLKHAADRAPEPVRADLHQAQETTRASLDEIRRIARRLRPGVLEELGLHSALRSLAGEFTTPRLGVTAHITPGLPQLDPATELVLYRVAQEGLTNAARHSGATRVEVHLRPLSRGGVGLLVRDNGQGLGDAHEGAGIQGMRERALLIGAELLFGASPHGGTQVRLEIHDTTGATP
- a CDS encoding DUF3040 domain-containing protein gives rise to the protein MPESDDERIADLEATLWHDDPRFARALGKGRPRRPRERRSRVIPGLVLPHPGPLASERAGSISGRPVREPSITRHVMNRDRPMFSAGVPGSERV